One stretch of Tribolium castaneum strain GA2 chromosome 5, icTriCast1.1, whole genome shotgun sequence DNA includes these proteins:
- the Ntmt gene encoding N-terminal Xaa-Pro-Lys N-methyltransferase 1 isoform X1, producing MSKNDSVKMEVSSASTTDDSFYSNAVQYWSEIPPTIDGMLGGFGHISQTDIRDSKLLLKQLFNSKEPPGRGHALDCGAGIGRITKHLLSDFFDQIDLVEQNPKFLSQAEQYLGPKLQEKVNYYSVGLQSFKPEKQYDVIWCQWVLGHLTDLDLVTFLKSCQSGLKPNGVIIIKENISSSEEIDKDERDSSVTRPLSLFRQIFAKADLDCYRQVKQRNFPKGLYTVYMFILRPQKQHVPDE from the exons atgtcaaaaaatgatAG tgtGAAAATGGAAGTGAGTAGTGCGTCGACAACCGATGATTCATTTTACTCAAACGCCGTTCAGTATTGGTCCGAGATCCCCCCAACCATCGACGGTATGCTCGGCGGTTTCGGGCACATCTCTCAGACCGATATTAGGGACTCCAAATTGCTGCTCAAGCAGCTGTTTAACTCGAAGGAGCCCCCAGGCCGGGGGCACGCCCTTGACTGTGGTGCCGGCATTGGGCGCATAACCAAGCACCTCCTTAGCGATTTTTTCGATCAAATTGATCTAGTCGAGCAAAATCCAAAGTTTCTAAGTCAAGCCGAACAGTATTTAGGGCCCAAGTTGCAGGAGAaggttaattattattctgtGGGGCTCCAGAGTTTCAAGCCCGAGAAACAGTACGATGTTATCTGGTGCCAGTGGGTTTTGGGGCACTTGACAGATCTGGATTTAGTTACGTTTTTAAAGTCGTGCCA AAGTGGACTTAAACCAAATGGTGTCATAATAATCAAAGAAAACATTTCGTCAAGTGAGGAAATTGACAAAGACGAGCGAGACTCTTCAGTCACACGCCCCTTGTCTTTATTCCGCCAAATATTCGCAAAAGCTGACTTGGACTGTTACCGACAAGTGAAGCAACGAAACTTCCCCAAGGGCTTGTACACGGTCTACATGTTTATCCTACGACCCCAAAAACAACACGTACCTGatgaataa
- the LOC659316 gene encoding carnitine O-acetyltransferase isoform X2, which produces MMLSRTRLLTPRTFKGLYNRLQNQALTMSHVAAPQPQKLPHLPVPKLSQTLEKYLKSVEPFLNESELSNTRKVVTQFQSEDGLGPKLQKLLVEKAQETDNWLADWWLTTAYLGYRDPVVVYSSPGLVFPFQKFGCEEQRLEYAAKLIAGALSYKELIDSGKMPVEKMGKDPLDMNQYKKIFGTCRIPGVKVDHLEYNPQSRHIVIVRNNNFFKLQVINECGKMLNTGELISCLSEIVQESQQMGPPVGILTSENRNNWGRAYQDLTLDMTSLKSVREIQTSLFLVCLDKALPNCGESERVIASKQFIHGGGSGANAANRWYDKTVQFIVSEDGCVGLTYEHSPSEGQPIAVMTDYIVDYIKNDTSIQHPDVRFNGEPEKLQFNIDESVQKAISVASANVDKLAANLDLDSFQFGCYGKEFVKSQKMSPDSFIQIAIQYAFYRIHKVPGAHYESAATRKYIHGRTETIRSCSNESIAFAKAMLSDCKSDSEKVSALKEAVNAHKKYSIEAVNGFGVDRHLLGLKLTALENNLPIPQLFSDPSYTRSTHMRISTSQVATKCDGFMCYAPLVPDGYGCCYNPRANDMNFAVSAFVEHPDTTATQFRKALEESLQDMHDVLAKTQKSKL; this is translated from the exons ATGATGTTATCAAGGACTAGACTC TTAACTCCAAGGACTTTCAAGGGGCTGTATAACCGCCTCCAAAACCAGGCTCTCACCATGTCACACGTCGCGGCCCCGCAGCCCCAGAAATTGCCCCATTTACCGGTCCCCAAATTGAGTCAAACTTTggaaaagtatttaaaatcaGTTGAACCCTTTCTAAATGAGTCGGAACTGAGCAATACCAGAAAAGTGGTCACTCAGTTTCAATCTGAGGATGGTCTTGGCcccaaattgcaaaaactattgGTCGAAAAAGCGCAAGAAACGGATAATTGGTTGGCTGATTGGTGGCTTACAACGGCCTATTTGGGGTACAGGGACCCTGTCGTGGTTTACTCCAGTCCTGGACTGGTTTTTCCCTTCCAAAAATTTGGTTGTGAGGAACAACGGCTTGAATATGCGGCCAAGTTGATTGCAGGGGCCCTCAGCTACAAGGAACTAATTGATAG TGGCAAAATGCCGGTTGAGAAGATGGGAAAGGATCCACTCGACATGAATcaatataagaaaatttttggcaCTTGTAGGATTCCAGGTGTTAAAGTTGACCATTTAGAGTACAATCCGCAATCGAGACACATCGTAATTGTCCGAAATAATAAC tttttcaaacttcaaGTCATAAATGAATGTGGGAAGATGCTCAACACTGGCGAATTAATTAGTTGTCTGAGTGAAATTGTGCAAGAATCACAACAGATGGGGCCCCCTGTTGGAATCCTAACTAGTGAGAATCGAAACAATTGGGGGAGGGCCTACCAAGACCTCACGCTAG ATATGACGAGTTTAAAGTCAGTTCGTGAGATTCAAACCTCGTTATTTTTGGTTTGCTTGGATAAAGCGTTGCCAAATTGTGGCGAGAGTGAGAGAGTGATAGCGAGTAAACAATTTATTCATGGGGGAGGTAGTGGTGCCAATGCTGCTAACAGATGGTATGACAAAACGGTTCAG tttATCGTCAGTGAAGATGGCTGTGTCGGTTTGACTTACGAGCATTCGCCAAGCGAAGGACAGCCAATTGCTGTCATGACTGATTACATTGTTGATTACat TAAAAATGACACGTCAATCCAACATCCTGATGTAAGGTTTAATGGAGAACCAGAAAAGTTACAATTTAATATTGATGAAAGCGTACAAAAGGCCATCAGTGTTGCCAGCGCCAATGTTGATAA aCTTGCCGCAAATTTGGATTTGGATTCGTTTCAGTTTGGTTGTTATGGGAAAGAGTTTGTCAAGTCGCAAAAAATGAGCCCCGAtagttttatccaaattgCGATTCAATATGCCTTCTACag gATTCACAAGGTGCCAGGCGCTCACTACGAGTCCGCAGCCACCCGAAAATACATCCACGGCCGCACTGAAACAATCCGCTCGTGTTCAAACGAATCAATCGCCTTCGCTAAGGCCATGTTAAGCGATTGCAAATCCGACAGCGAAAAAGTGTCAGCTTTGAAAGAAGCCGTCAACGcccacaaaaaatattcaatcgAGGCTGTGAATGGTTTTGGAGTTGACAGACACCTCCTTGGCTTAAAACTAACAGCGCTTGAAAATAATCTACCAATCCCGCAACTGTTTAGTGACCCTTCATACACCAGAAGCACGCATATGAGAATATCGACGAGTCAAGTGGCCACAAAATGCGATGGTTTCATGTGTTATGCACCACTAGTGCCCGACGGTTATGGTTGCTGTTACAACCCTAGAGCCAATGACATGAATTTTGCCGTTTCGGCCTTTGTGGAACACCCAGATACCACAGCTACACAATTTCGTAAAGCGTTGGAAGAGAGCTTGCAAGATATGCACGACGTGTTggcaaaaacgcaaaaatcgaaactttaa
- the LOC659316 gene encoding carnitine O-acetyltransferase isoform X1: MLTNYERTRLSTDKMMLSRTRLLTPRTFKGLYNRLQNQALTMSHVAAPQPQKLPHLPVPKLSQTLEKYLKSVEPFLNESELSNTRKVVTQFQSEDGLGPKLQKLLVEKAQETDNWLADWWLTTAYLGYRDPVVVYSSPGLVFPFQKFGCEEQRLEYAAKLIAGALSYKELIDSGKMPVEKMGKDPLDMNQYKKIFGTCRIPGVKVDHLEYNPQSRHIVIVRNNNFFKLQVINECGKMLNTGELISCLSEIVQESQQMGPPVGILTSENRNNWGRAYQDLTLDMTSLKSVREIQTSLFLVCLDKALPNCGESERVIASKQFIHGGGSGANAANRWYDKTVQFIVSEDGCVGLTYEHSPSEGQPIAVMTDYIVDYIKNDTSIQHPDVRFNGEPEKLQFNIDESVQKAISVASANVDKLAANLDLDSFQFGCYGKEFVKSQKMSPDSFIQIAIQYAFYRIHKVPGAHYESAATRKYIHGRTETIRSCSNESIAFAKAMLSDCKSDSEKVSALKEAVNAHKKYSIEAVNGFGVDRHLLGLKLTALENNLPIPQLFSDPSYTRSTHMRISTSQVATKCDGFMCYAPLVPDGYGCCYNPRANDMNFAVSAFVEHPDTTATQFRKALEESLQDMHDVLAKTQKSKL; this comes from the exons ATGTTGACAAATTATGAAAG aaCCCGATTATCAACCGATAAGATGATGTTATCAAGGACTAGACTC TTAACTCCAAGGACTTTCAAGGGGCTGTATAACCGCCTCCAAAACCAGGCTCTCACCATGTCACACGTCGCGGCCCCGCAGCCCCAGAAATTGCCCCATTTACCGGTCCCCAAATTGAGTCAAACTTTggaaaagtatttaaaatcaGTTGAACCCTTTCTAAATGAGTCGGAACTGAGCAATACCAGAAAAGTGGTCACTCAGTTTCAATCTGAGGATGGTCTTGGCcccaaattgcaaaaactattgGTCGAAAAAGCGCAAGAAACGGATAATTGGTTGGCTGATTGGTGGCTTACAACGGCCTATTTGGGGTACAGGGACCCTGTCGTGGTTTACTCCAGTCCTGGACTGGTTTTTCCCTTCCAAAAATTTGGTTGTGAGGAACAACGGCTTGAATATGCGGCCAAGTTGATTGCAGGGGCCCTCAGCTACAAGGAACTAATTGATAG TGGCAAAATGCCGGTTGAGAAGATGGGAAAGGATCCACTCGACATGAATcaatataagaaaatttttggcaCTTGTAGGATTCCAGGTGTTAAAGTTGACCATTTAGAGTACAATCCGCAATCGAGACACATCGTAATTGTCCGAAATAATAAC tttttcaaacttcaaGTCATAAATGAATGTGGGAAGATGCTCAACACTGGCGAATTAATTAGTTGTCTGAGTGAAATTGTGCAAGAATCACAACAGATGGGGCCCCCTGTTGGAATCCTAACTAGTGAGAATCGAAACAATTGGGGGAGGGCCTACCAAGACCTCACGCTAG ATATGACGAGTTTAAAGTCAGTTCGTGAGATTCAAACCTCGTTATTTTTGGTTTGCTTGGATAAAGCGTTGCCAAATTGTGGCGAGAGTGAGAGAGTGATAGCGAGTAAACAATTTATTCATGGGGGAGGTAGTGGTGCCAATGCTGCTAACAGATGGTATGACAAAACGGTTCAG tttATCGTCAGTGAAGATGGCTGTGTCGGTTTGACTTACGAGCATTCGCCAAGCGAAGGACAGCCAATTGCTGTCATGACTGATTACATTGTTGATTACat TAAAAATGACACGTCAATCCAACATCCTGATGTAAGGTTTAATGGAGAACCAGAAAAGTTACAATTTAATATTGATGAAAGCGTACAAAAGGCCATCAGTGTTGCCAGCGCCAATGTTGATAA aCTTGCCGCAAATTTGGATTTGGATTCGTTTCAGTTTGGTTGTTATGGGAAAGAGTTTGTCAAGTCGCAAAAAATGAGCCCCGAtagttttatccaaattgCGATTCAATATGCCTTCTACag gATTCACAAGGTGCCAGGCGCTCACTACGAGTCCGCAGCCACCCGAAAATACATCCACGGCCGCACTGAAACAATCCGCTCGTGTTCAAACGAATCAATCGCCTTCGCTAAGGCCATGTTAAGCGATTGCAAATCCGACAGCGAAAAAGTGTCAGCTTTGAAAGAAGCCGTCAACGcccacaaaaaatattcaatcgAGGCTGTGAATGGTTTTGGAGTTGACAGACACCTCCTTGGCTTAAAACTAACAGCGCTTGAAAATAATCTACCAATCCCGCAACTGTTTAGTGACCCTTCATACACCAGAAGCACGCATATGAGAATATCGACGAGTCAAGTGGCCACAAAATGCGATGGTTTCATGTGTTATGCACCACTAGTGCCCGACGGTTATGGTTGCTGTTACAACCCTAGAGCCAATGACATGAATTTTGCCGTTTCGGCCTTTGTGGAACACCCAGATACCACAGCTACACAATTTCGTAAAGCGTTGGAAGAGAGCTTGCAAGATATGCACGACGTGTTggcaaaaacgcaaaaatcgaaactttaa
- the RpL35 gene encoding large ribosomal subunit protein uL29 — protein MGKVKCSELRTRDKKELTKQLDELKTELTSLRVAKVTGGAPSKLSKIRVVRKAIARVYIVMHQKQKENLRKLYKNKKYKPLDLRPKKTRALRRALTKHERRIKTPKELHKRSIYPQRKFALKA, from the exons ATG GGTAAGGTAAAGTGCTCCGAACTGCGAACTCGCGACAAGAAGGAGCTCACCAAGCAGCTCGATGAGCTCAAAACCGAGCTCACAAGTCTCAGGGTGGCCAAAGTGACGGGCGGCGCCCCCTCGAAACTGTCCAAGAT TCGCGTTGTACGCAAAGCCATCGCTCGCGTGTACATTGTGATGCACCAGAAGCAAAAAGAGAATTTGCGGAAGTTGTACAAGAACAAGAAATACAAGCCTCTGGATTTGAGACCTAAGAAGACCAGGGCTTTGCGCCGTGCGCTCACCAAACACGAGAGACGCATCAAGACGCCCAAGGAGCTCCACAAGAGGTCGATCTACCCCCAGAGGAAGTTCGCGTTGAAAGCTTAA
- the Bet3 gene encoding trafficking protein particle complex subunit 3, translated as MSRASTRFDTKKVNSELVTLTYGALVTQMIKDLDNTDDVSKQLERLGYNMGVRLIEDFLAKTGTGRCLDLKDTADKIQSAFRMYLGVQPNVANWSAAGDEFSFILDTNPLTDLVELPDELKSLKYCNVICGVIRGALEMVQLDVQSWIVQDQLKGDQNTEIRVKFIRRLEDAMPAGED; from the exons ATGTCTCGCGCTTCCACACGTTTTGACACCAAAAAAGTG AATTCCGAATTGGTCACTCTAACTTACGGCGCTTTGGTGACACAAATGATCAAAGACTTGGACAATACCGACGATGTGAGTAAACAGTTGGAGAGGTTAGGTTACAACATGGGTGTGAGACTCATTGAGGATTTCCTCGCAAAAACAGGGACCGGTCGTTGTTTGGACTTGAAAGACACTGCGGATAAAATTCAGAGCGCTTTTCGCATGTATTTAGGCGTACAACCGAATGTTGCCAATTGGAGTGCGGCAGGAGatgaattttcatttattttggaTACAAACCCCTTGACTGACTTGGTTGAACTTCCCGATGAATTGAAAAGTTTAAAGTACTGCAATGTCATTTGTGGGGTTATAAGGGGGGCTTTGGAGATGGTCCAGTTGGATGTGCAAAGTTGGATTGTTCAA GATCAGCTAAAAGGGGACCAGAACACGGAAATCAGGGTTAAGTTCATCAGGAGATTAGAAGATGCAATGCCGGCTGGAGAAGACtaa
- the LOC659581 gene encoding uncharacterized protein LOC659581 — protein sequence MRIIRTMQIRKVFLLAISSAFGILMLLIVTRDSPINDIDRKFRLEKIDELIHSQASSLACKQPNLPVFSPEMMKFVHEEPPIDCSSAGPDWVKCQGSECRIQDEIKARHGRVTCSFTDIIRVNDFESTSGETTYSDSYYKLEASDVVKVSCRGQKAQWSATLTGIRLDKKIWENTSWSKLPSDAVKFNVLMFGFDSISRNSFVRKLPKSYKFLTEILHGDVLQGYNIIGDGTPQALIPILTGKTELELPDTRKRFANTKFVNSYPFIWNEYKKAGYVTGYFEDVPELGIFTYRLNGFNETPTDHYMRPYYLASLGERRKWPRLCTGEIPRHQVMFNQMKNFFTVYKQKPKFLFGFHGELSHDDYNLVGVADDDFYKFLQFLKESGVLDDTILIIMADHGHRFAEIRNTIQGKQEERLPFFSFTFPESFKNHFKQAYENFQNNINKLSTPFDIHFTLKSLLELNDIGEANINYRAVSLFTKIPAERSCSHAYIEPHWCACLDWEKIPLSDPIVKRISNLLISTLNDYTKPHRHICEVLSVSDIEWVMKMTPNENLIKYNKNADLDGFVADLSAKMRIKTNMYQIKVVVTPGDSVFEASVTYYIDEDKLNLKMSDISRVNMYGKQARCVEDNLPDLRKFCYCKD from the exons ATGCGCATAATTAGAACAATGCAAATCAGAAAAGTGTTTCTTCTGGCCATTTCTTCAGCCTTTGGTATTCTGATGTTACTTATAGTAACACGGGACTCTCCAATAAATGACATCGACCGAAAATTCCGATT GGAAAAAATCGACGAACTGATTCACTCACAGGCGAGCTCCCTGGCTTGCAAACAGCCCAACTTGCCGGTATTTTCCCCCGAAATGATGAAATTCGTCCATGAGGAGCCCCCAATTGACTGTTCATCGGCAGGGCCGGACTGGGTCAAATGCCAA GGTAGCGAGTGTCGAATCCAGGACGAAATTAAGGCGAGACACGGACGCGTCACTTGTTCTTTCACTGATATAATCCGAGTCAATGATTTTGAGTCAACCAGTGGGGAAACAACCTACTCAGACTCCTACTATAAACTCGAAGCGAGCGATGTAGTCAAAGTTTCGTGTCGGGGGCAAAAGGCCCAATGGTCGGCGACTTTGACCGGAATTCGCctcgataaaaaaatttgggaGAATACTAGTTGGAGTAAACTACCCTCGGACGCTGTGAAGTTCAACGTTTTGATGTTCGGTTTCGACTCAATTTCGCGCAACTCTTTCGTGCGAAAGTTGCCCAAAAGCTACAAGTTTTTGACTGAAATATTGCACGGGGACGTTCTACAAGGGTATAACATAATCGGGGACGGAACCCCGCAAGCCCTAATACCGATTTTAACGGGGAAGACCGAACTGGAACTCCCTGATACGAGAAAACGGTTCGCAAACACGAAATTCGTGAACTCGTACCCGTTTATTTGGAATGAGTACAAGAAGGCGGGATACGTGACTGGTTACTTTGAGGATGTGCCCGAACTGGGGATTTTTACATATCGCCTAAATGGTTTCAAT GAAACTCCAACTGATCACTACATGCGGCCGTATTACCTCGCTTCGTTGGGGGAAAGACGCAAATGGCCAAGACTTTGTACCGGGGAAATACCGAGGCATCAAGTCATGTTCAATCAGATGAAAAAT tttttcacagtttataaacaaaaacccAAGTTTTTGTTTGGTTTTCATGGAGAGTTGTCACACGATGATTATAATTTGGTGGGGGTTGCTGACGACGATTTCTACAAGTTTTTACAGTTTCTGAAGGAGTCGGGGGTTTTGGATGATACCATTTTGATTATTATGGCAGATCATGGGCACAG aTTTGCAGAAATCAGAAATACGATTCAAGGTAAACAAGAGGAACGTTTAccatttttctcatttacgtTTCCCGAAAGTTTCAAAAATCACTTCAAACAAGcttacgaaaattttcaaaataacattaataagtTATCAACCCCGTTTGATATCCATTTTACGTTGAAAAGTTTGCTGGAATTGAACGATATTGGGGAGGCAAATATCAATTATAGAGCAGTGTCACTGTTTACAAAG ATTCCGGCCGAGAGGAGCTGCTCCCACGCGTACATTGAGCCCCACTGGTGTGCGTGTCTCGACTGGGAAAAAATCCCCCTTTCTGACCCGATAGTAAAACGAATATCAAATTTACTAATTTCCACTTTAAACGATTACACGAAACCGCACCGCCACATATGTGAGGTGTTATCAGTGTCTGATATTGAATGGGTGATGAAAATGACACCCAATGAAAACCTCATAAAGTACAATAAAAACGCCGACTTGGACGGTTTTGTTGCCGATTTGTCGGCGAAAATGCGAATCAAAACGAATATGTATCAAATTAAAGTGGTTGTGACGCCTGGAGATTCAGTTTTTGAAGCCAGTGTGACGTATTACATTGATGAAGATAAGTTGAATCTTAAAATGAGTGATATCAGTCGAGTCAACATGTATGGAAAACAAGCGAGGTGTGTGGAGGATAATCTACCAGATTTGAGAAAGTTTTGTTATTGTAAAGATTGA
- the Ntmt gene encoding N-terminal Xaa-Pro-Lys N-methyltransferase 1 isoform X2 encodes MSVKMEVSSASTTDDSFYSNAVQYWSEIPPTIDGMLGGFGHISQTDIRDSKLLLKQLFNSKEPPGRGHALDCGAGIGRITKHLLSDFFDQIDLVEQNPKFLSQAEQYLGPKLQEKVNYYSVGLQSFKPEKQYDVIWCQWVLGHLTDLDLVTFLKSCQSGLKPNGVIIIKENISSSEEIDKDERDSSVTRPLSLFRQIFAKADLDCYRQVKQRNFPKGLYTVYMFILRPQKQHVPDE; translated from the exons ATGTC tgtGAAAATGGAAGTGAGTAGTGCGTCGACAACCGATGATTCATTTTACTCAAACGCCGTTCAGTATTGGTCCGAGATCCCCCCAACCATCGACGGTATGCTCGGCGGTTTCGGGCACATCTCTCAGACCGATATTAGGGACTCCAAATTGCTGCTCAAGCAGCTGTTTAACTCGAAGGAGCCCCCAGGCCGGGGGCACGCCCTTGACTGTGGTGCCGGCATTGGGCGCATAACCAAGCACCTCCTTAGCGATTTTTTCGATCAAATTGATCTAGTCGAGCAAAATCCAAAGTTTCTAAGTCAAGCCGAACAGTATTTAGGGCCCAAGTTGCAGGAGAaggttaattattattctgtGGGGCTCCAGAGTTTCAAGCCCGAGAAACAGTACGATGTTATCTGGTGCCAGTGGGTTTTGGGGCACTTGACAGATCTGGATTTAGTTACGTTTTTAAAGTCGTGCCA AAGTGGACTTAAACCAAATGGTGTCATAATAATCAAAGAAAACATTTCGTCAAGTGAGGAAATTGACAAAGACGAGCGAGACTCTTCAGTCACACGCCCCTTGTCTTTATTCCGCCAAATATTCGCAAAAGCTGACTTGGACTGTTACCGACAAGTGAAGCAACGAAACTTCCCCAAGGGCTTGTACACGGTCTACATGTTTATCCTACGACCCCAAAAACAACACGTACCTGatgaataa
- the Arpc5 gene encoding actin-related protein 2/3 complex subunit 5-B yields MAKNTSSSAFRKIDVDQYCEDNFKEDDGDQGGPTGPDESEVNGLLQKGKHLEALKAVLVNAPLGSKNQQIKENAVNLTLRVLLAIKPSQIEEAVNSLNPDLVDVLMKYIYRGFEYPSEGSSGHLLVWHEKVFNVGGVGCIVRVLSDTRRA; encoded by the exons ATGGCAAAGAACACGTCGAGTTCAGCTTTCAGAAAAATTGATGTTGATCAATACTGTGAAGACAATTTCAAAGAAGACGATGGTGATCAAGGGGGTCCCACTGGGCCGGATGAGTCAGAAGTCAACGGTTTACTGCAAAA AGGTAAACATTTAGAGGCACTCAAAGCCGTGCTTGTGAACGCCCCGCTTGGAAGCAAAAACCAACAAATCAAA GAAAACGCCGTTAATTTAACGCTGAGGGTCTTATTGGCTATCAAGCCTTCTCAGATTGAGGAGGCTGTTAATTCGTTAAACCCTGACTTGGTCGACGTGTTGATGAAATACATCTACCGCGGGTTCGAATATCCTTCGGAAGGAAGCAGTGGCCACTTACTGGTATGGCATGAGAAAGTATTCAACGTAGGGGGAGTTGGCTGTATTGTAAGAGTGCTGTCTGACACCAGACGAGCTTAA
- the GatA gene encoding glutamyl-tRNA(Gln) amidotransferase subunit A, mitochondrial produces MDKVLNSNIKTAFHLLNEGKIAATDLIKASLEKAQRLNKYNAFVTITNNEAKKQSEESVSRYDTKKPRSQLDGIPVAIKDNFCTCGIRTTCGSEMLRNFTPTYNSTVYERLRNSGAVLIGKTNLDQFAMGSGTVDSIFGPTKNHWGFTEDQFHISGGSSGGSAVAVATGTCFAAIGSDTGGSTRNPASYCGLVGLKPTYGLVSRHGLIPLVNSMDVPGILTRYVDDCVSVLNAVAGFDPKDSTSLTKPYKSIKLPSANKLSIKNLKVGIPDEYHCEHLNSEILQTWNEIATFLHENGATVKPVSMPHTEYSIVCYSILNQCEVASNMARYDGIEFGFRAKENSSTEKLFATSRSLGFNEVVRNRILTGNYFLLTRNYDKYFNQALKVRRLILQDFDNVWEQVQVLLTPTTLTTAPLYKDFAQKTNREQCALQDYCTQPANMAGIPAVTIPVKLSSNGMPISLQLMGRNLSEPMLLAVAKFIENAVQFKHKTI; encoded by the exons ATGGACAAAGTCCTTAATTCCAACATTAAAACG GCGTTTCATCTATTAAACGAGGGCAAAATCGCTGCCACGGACTTGATAAAAGCCTCCTTGGAAAAAGCCCAACGACTCAACAAATACAACGCTTTCGTAACAATCACTAACAATGAGGCAAAAAAGCAATCGGAAGAATCTGTCTCTCGTTACGATACTAAAAAACCTCGATCCCAACTCGACGGAATCCCAGTTGCTATCAAAGACAATTTTTGTACTTGCGGCATTCGAACTACGTGTGGTTCGGAAATGTTGAGAAATTTCACCCCGACTTATAATTCTACAGTTTATGAGAGATTACGAAACTCTGGTGCTGTGCTCATTGGAAAAACAAATCTGGACCAATTTGCAATGGGCTCAGGAACTGTGGACTCCATTTTCGGGCCGACGAAAAATCACTGGGGGTTCACAGAGGATCAGTTTCACATTTCTGGGGGTAGTAGTGGGGGCAGTGCGGTTGCAGTGGCCACAGGGACGTGTTTTGC tgctATTGGGTCTGACACAGGCGGCTCGACGCGCAACCCAGCTTCGTATTGCGGTCTCGTGGGTTTAAAACCCACCTATGGGTTGGTTTCACGCCATGGGTTGATACCTCTAGTGAACTCAATGGACGTACCAGGAATTTTAACGCGATATGTGGACGACTGCGTCTCAGTTTTGAACGCAGTGGCTGGTTTTGACCCTAAAGATTCAACTTCGTTGACAAAACCGTACAAAAGTATAAAATTACCATCAGCCAATAAactaagtataaaaaatttgaaagtcgGTATTCCTGACGAGTATCACTGTGAGCATTTAAAtagcgaaattttgcaaacttgGAACGAAATCGCCACATTTCTGCACGAAAACGGGGCCACTGTTAAGCCAGTTTCAATGCCCCACACTGAGTACAGCATTGTGTGCTATTCAATACTGAACCAGTGCGAAGTTGCCAGCAATATGGCCAGATACGATGGCATTGAATTCGGTTTTCGTGCTAAAGAAAATTCCTCAACGGAAAAACTGTTTGCAACTAGTCGCAGTTTGGGTTTTAACGAAGTTGTTAGGAATCGTATTTTAACAGGAAATTATTTCCTACTCACTAGAAATTACGATAAATACTTCAATCAAGCGCTGAAAGTCAGACGATTGATTTTGCAAGACTTTGATAACGTTTGGGAACAAGTTCAGGTGTTACTGACACCAACCACTTTAACTACAGCGCCTTTATACAAagattttgcacaaaaaacgAACAGGGAGCAGTGTGCTTTGCAGGATTATTGCACACAACCGGCGAACATGGccg GAATTCCCGCAGTTACAATTCCTGTCAAATTATCAAGTAATGGAATGCCGATTAGCTTACAACTTATGGGTAGAAACTTGAGTGAACCTATGCTCCTAGCTGTAGCGAAATTTATAGAAAACGCGGTCCAGtttaaacacaaaacaatataa